The following proteins are co-located in the Pseudomonas antarctica genome:
- the zwf gene encoding glucose-6-phosphate dehydrogenase, translated as MPLITVEPCTFALFGALGDLALRKLFPALYQLDGAGLLHDDTRILALAREAGSEQEHLAHIEKELRKYVGNELDEAVAARFLARLAYVHVDFMNADDYVILAAKVGAEQRLIAYFATPAAVYGAICENLAKVGLAENTRVVLEKPIGSDLESSRKVNDAVAQFFPENRTYRIDHYLGKETVQNLIALRFANSLFETQWNQNYISHVEITVAEQVGIEGRWGYFDKAGQLRDMIQNHLLQLLCLIAMDPPADLSADSIRDEKVKVLKALAPISPEGLTTQVVRGQYIAGYSAGKPVPGYLEEENSNTQSDTETFVALRADIRNWRWAGVPFYLRTGKRMPQKLSQIVIHFKEPSHYIFAPEQRLQISNKLIIRLQPDEGISLRVMTKEQGLDKGMQLRSGPLQLNFSDTYRSARIPDAYERLLLEVMRGNQNLFVRKDEIEAAWKWCDQLIAGWKKSGDAPKPYAAGSWGPMSSIALITRDGRSWYGDI; from the coding sequence ATGCCTTTGATAACCGTAGAACCCTGCACCTTTGCCCTGTTTGGCGCCTTGGGTGATCTGGCGCTGCGCAAGTTATTTCCTGCACTCTATCAACTCGATGGCGCCGGGCTCCTGCACGACGACACGCGCATCCTGGCATTGGCCCGTGAAGCCGGGTCCGAGCAAGAGCACCTGGCCCATATCGAAAAAGAACTGCGTAAATACGTCGGCAATGAACTGGATGAAGCCGTGGCAGCGCGCTTCCTCGCACGCCTGGCCTACGTGCACGTCGATTTCATGAACGCCGATGACTACGTCATCCTGGCCGCAAAAGTCGGTGCCGAACAACGTCTGATCGCCTATTTCGCCACGCCTGCGGCGGTGTATGGCGCCATCTGCGAAAACCTGGCCAAGGTCGGCCTGGCGGAAAACACCCGAGTCGTGCTGGAAAAACCCATCGGTTCGGACCTGGAATCCTCGCGCAAGGTCAACGACGCCGTGGCGCAGTTTTTCCCGGAAAACCGCACGTACCGCATCGACCACTACCTGGGCAAAGAGACCGTCCAGAACCTGATTGCCCTGCGTTTCGCCAACAGCCTGTTCGAAACCCAGTGGAACCAGAACTACATCTCCCACGTGGAAATCACCGTGGCCGAGCAAGTTGGTATCGAAGGCCGTTGGGGTTACTTCGACAAGGCCGGCCAACTGCGGGACATGATCCAGAACCACTTGCTGCAACTGCTCTGCCTGATTGCCATGGACCCGCCGGCCGACCTGTCCGCCGACAGCATCCGTGACGAGAAGGTCAAGGTACTCAAGGCCCTGGCGCCGATCAGTCCGGAAGGCTTGACCACTCAAGTGGTGCGCGGCCAATACATCGCCGGCTACAGCGCCGGCAAGCCGGTGCCGGGTTACCTGGAAGAAGAAAACTCCAACACCCAGAGCGACACCGAAACGTTCGTCGCCCTGCGTGCCGATATTCGTAACTGGCGTTGGGCCGGGGTGCCGTTCTACCTGCGCACCGGCAAACGCATGCCGCAAAAACTGTCGCAGATTGTCATCCACTTCAAAGAACCCTCGCACTACATTTTCGCGCCCGAGCAGCGCCTGCAGATCAGCAACAAACTGATCATTCGCCTGCAGCCGGACGAAGGTATTTCCTTGCGTGTGATGACCAAGGAGCAGGGCCTGGACAAGGGCATGCAACTGCGCAGCGGCCCGCTGCAACTGAATTTTTCCGACACCTATCGCAGCGCGCGGATCCCCGATGCCTACGAGCGGTTGTTGCTGGAAGTGATGCGCGGCAATCAGAACCTGTTTGTTCGCAAAGATGAAATCGAAGCCGCGTGGAAATGGTGTGACCAGTTGATCGCCGGGTGGAAAAAATCCGGTGATGCGCCCAAGCCGTATGCGGCCGGGTCCTGGGGGCCGATGAGCTCGATTGCACTGATCACGCGGGATGGGAGGTCTTGGTATGGCGATATCTGA